The Dromaius novaehollandiae isolate bDroNov1 chromosome 5, bDroNov1.hap1, whole genome shotgun sequence genome window below encodes:
- the AIP gene encoding AH receptor-interacting protein isoform X2: protein MAQQVEQLRADGVHKEVIREGTGPLPDFRDGTKHVVLYPMVSKSLRNIAAGKDPLEGQRHCCGIAQLHEHHSLGYPDLDELQKNPQPLIFDIEVLKVEEPGSYQQDPWAMTDEEKLQAVPLIHKEGNELYRQGKVHEAAAKYYDAIACLKNLQMKEQPGSPDWIELDQKITPLLLNYCQCKLQCQEYYEVLDHCSSILNKYEDNVKAYFKRGKAHAAVWNVAEAQADFAKVLALDPSLRPVVAKELRSLEARLREKDKEDKVRFKGIFSQ, encoded by the exons ATGGCGCAGCAGGTCGAGCAGCTGCGGGCCGACGGCGTCCACAAGGAGGTGATCCGCGAGGGCACGGGCCCGCTGCCCGACTTCCGAGACGGCACCAAG CATGTTGTACTGTACCCCATGGTGTCCAAGAGCCTGCGCAACATCGCAGCGGGGAAGGACCCGCTGGAGGGGCAGCGGCACTGCTGTGGCATCGCCCAGCTCCATGAGCACCACTCGCTCGGCTACCCCGACCTTGACGAGCTGCAGAAGAACCCCCAGCCCCTCATCTTCGACATCGAAGTGCTCAAG GTGGAGGAGCCTGGCTCGTACCAGCAGGACCCCTGGGCCATGACGGACGAGGAGAAGTTGCAGGCCGTACCCCTGATCCACAAGGAGGGCAACGAGCTGTACCGGCAGGGCAAGGTGCATGAGGCAGCCGCCAAGTACTACGATGCCATCGCCTGTCTCAAGAACCTGCAGATGAAG GAGCAGCCTGGCTCTCCAGACTGGATTGAGCTTGACCAGAAGATCACACCACTGCTGTTGAACTATTGCCAGTGCAAGCTGCAGTGCCAGGAGTACTACGAGGTGCTGGATCATTGCTCCTCCATTCTCAACAAGTACGAGG ACAATGTCAAGGCCTACTTCAAGCGGGGCAAGGCACACGCGGCAGTGTGGAACGTGGCGGAGGCGCAGGCTGACTTTGCCAAGGTGCTGGCACTTGACCCTTCGCTGCGCCCCGTCGTGGCCAAGGAGCTGCGGAGCCTGGAAGCCCGTCTGCGTGAGAAGGACAAGGAGGACAAGGTCCGCTTCAAGGGCATCTTCTCTCAATAG
- the AIP gene encoding AH receptor-interacting protein isoform X1, producing MAQQVEQLRADGVHKEVIREGTGPLPDFRDGTKATFHYRTLRCGAEERALDDSRARGKPMELIVGKKFKLPVWEAALRTMRPGERARFRCDAKHVVLYPMVSKSLRNIAAGKDPLEGQRHCCGIAQLHEHHSLGYPDLDELQKNPQPLIFDIEVLKVEEPGSYQQDPWAMTDEEKLQAVPLIHKEGNELYRQGKVHEAAAKYYDAIACLKNLQMKEQPGSPDWIELDQKITPLLLNYCQCKLQCQEYYEVLDHCSSILNKYEDNVKAYFKRGKAHAAVWNVAEAQADFAKVLALDPSLRPVVAKELRSLEARLREKDKEDKVRFKGIFSQ from the exons ATGGCGCAGCAGGTCGAGCAGCTGCGGGCCGACGGCGTCCACAAGGAGGTGATCCGCGAGGGCACGGGCCCGCTGCCCGACTTCCGAGACGGCACCAAG GCGACCTTCCACTACCGGACGCTGCGGTGCGGGGCCGAAGAGCGGGCCTTGGACGACAGCCGGGCGCGGGGGAAGCCCATGGAGCTCATCGTCGGCAAGAAGTTTAAGCTGCCGGTGTGGGAGGCGGCGCTGCGCACCATGCGGCCGGGGGAGCGCGCCCGCTTCCGCTGCGACGCCAAG CATGTTGTACTGTACCCCATGGTGTCCAAGAGCCTGCGCAACATCGCAGCGGGGAAGGACCCGCTGGAGGGGCAGCGGCACTGCTGTGGCATCGCCCAGCTCCATGAGCACCACTCGCTCGGCTACCCCGACCTTGACGAGCTGCAGAAGAACCCCCAGCCCCTCATCTTCGACATCGAAGTGCTCAAG GTGGAGGAGCCTGGCTCGTACCAGCAGGACCCCTGGGCCATGACGGACGAGGAGAAGTTGCAGGCCGTACCCCTGATCCACAAGGAGGGCAACGAGCTGTACCGGCAGGGCAAGGTGCATGAGGCAGCCGCCAAGTACTACGATGCCATCGCCTGTCTCAAGAACCTGCAGATGAAG GAGCAGCCTGGCTCTCCAGACTGGATTGAGCTTGACCAGAAGATCACACCACTGCTGTTGAACTATTGCCAGTGCAAGCTGCAGTGCCAGGAGTACTACGAGGTGCTGGATCATTGCTCCTCCATTCTCAACAAGTACGAGG ACAATGTCAAGGCCTACTTCAAGCGGGGCAAGGCACACGCGGCAGTGTGGAACGTGGCGGAGGCGCAGGCTGACTTTGCCAAGGTGCTGGCACTTGACCCTTCGCTGCGCCCCGTCGTGGCCAAGGAGCTGCGGAGCCTGGAAGCCCGTCTGCGTGAGAAGGACAAGGAGGACAAGGTCCGCTTCAAGGGCATCTTCTCTCAATAG